In the genome of Caenorhabditis elegans chromosome IV, the window CTTtcttaattttcgattttttatccttctttttgtttttatctttCCGGAACCATGATCCACTACTGCTAGCATTTCCATCtgtaaatattgaaaatatttaattaaaattaatgttattttttgaagagatttcTCACCAAATTTATGTAACaatcttttcaatttattaatcattaaaatatgagcaaattttgcaaagtatGCATAAGAAATGAGAtataaaatgtgattttttttaagtttacgtaattttattcagaaattcaattacTGACTACGAgaacatcatttttcaatttccaaaaaaatattcacctGTATGTGTATGTGATTGTGGTGCAGCAGCCATAGTTCCCATTTGTGTTATCCCTTGACCTCCGCCAATTGCCATTGGAGGTCCTCGAATTGTTCCTCCATAAGCCTGTGTGATTTCGAATTGTCGTGTTGGAGTGGATCCGATTcctgaaataataaattattaaatataGAAGTTCTCACTGTCAAGTGCTCtgttctttttcatttcaattcgATCACCCAATCAGTTAAAAATCATCTTTCTCTATTCTCCAGCATTTCTGCTCAACAATGATGTTCATGTGCTCTGAGCGCTTGAAGCCGATCAAGTACTCGGTCGGCGGTGCTCATAACATGACATGAACACAAATAATCGGTCCGAATTTCTCGCCATCCTGGGTTGGATGTTTGCTTTCCaaatttgtgtgaaaaacTCTTATAGAACCAGATTCTGTCTATCAAATTGATCAactcaaagaaaaaacgatAATATGGAAAGATAGTGATCaagtaaacaaaaatattatgatAAAGTGCAAATACACATCATGAGTTCAACTTGTTGACACTTCCTATACTTTTAgaagtttcgaaaaactaaattcgtttttaaattttcaagcttcACAAGCTGTGTAATTTTTGGGAGATTTTAAAAGGTTTTAGAAACTATTGTAGAAGAGTAAAAATGATGAGGTGAAGATTCAGACATCAGAATATTTAAAGTCTGTAAAACAAACCATTAAGCGAAATTGATGTCGAACTAGAACTTTTCTTCACTAATCGATGCCTTGCAGGTGGATGAGATGGAATTGGTGGTGGAGTATCTGCTTCTACAGATGATGGTGTTGCACTGCTACTCTCTGTACTACTATCACTTCCTCCAGAACAGTAGATAGGTTCTTCTTTCTTTGTGACCATAACAGATACTTGACCATTTGATCGATGAACTAATACGGAATCAGAATGAGGTGCAGGATCAGGATTCATCGATACTGATTCATAATCGTCGTCTTCGTCACCGAAGTCATCCGTATTGAATACGTGTCGAGAACTCACATAGTCACCACGAGATACTGGTTCTTCTGGGATATGAAATCGTACCTTATTTCGAGAAAGTGGGGGTGAATAGTCTGGATCAGGACTCGGAGCTCTATGTCGACGAGGTTCTTGATGATGATGTGATGATCGATGACGAGGTCGGAATGCTAGCtgctgttgttgctgctgATGATGTTGCTGTTGTAGTTGCTTTTGTTGATTGTGATAGTAATAGAATGCATCAGCAGATATTGGAACATAACATCTTGCATAGTTCTGACGCCTTGCATATGTACCTGTGGATCCTCCATACCTTGTTGAATATACTGGATCTTGGTATTCTGCAGATGAGCTTGTTGAGCTTGACGTGGAATCAGGACCTCCATAAGTCGAATAATCATTTACATTGTCATATTGTTCCATTTCATAATATCCTCCATTTGGTAGAGTATGACTCCGATGGGTAGTACGAGGTGAGGATCCCATAGAATCAGGGAAGCTAGAGCATCCTCCACGTGCAAAACGTTGCATATGGTTATGGTGAAGATGACCGCCAGTACCGGAAGAGGAAGTGGAGGATGGAAAGGACGAATAAATTTGAGCCGCCGACGAAACGGTTGACGGTTTATTGGACGACGGATTGGTTGTCGCAGACGGTGGCGGAGGGTGGGAAGGAGGAGGAAACGATTGAGCGACCGGCAGGTTGTGGTACTGATAGCGGAGGCGGCCGGCCGGATCCTCGCTTACCACCATCCACATGTTATTATTCTTCGAATGGCTACTACTTCTGATACTTCTGAAAGAAGGCGAAAAAGATCGTCGCAAATTATGGAGATGAAAGCGAGAGAAAAAAGAGTATATGGGAAATGTCGAAAGGTGACGTTTATGGAATCGAAAGCTGTGAGAATCGGAATTTTCAGGTCATAAAATGAAGGAATGGAACAAATTCACTTGAGATATCCGAGTGATGTGTGAAACAATTGAAAGGAGAGATGTATATAAGGGTTCCAAATTATACCTCTAGTTGACTTCGAAAATGggcattccaaaaaatgttgcatATTTACGCAAGCATAATTTGTAACATcctattcttcaaaaaatcttgctGAAGTCTGATGAAAagtgaatttggaaaaaaaaacgtttgcaTTTCTAAATCTTTTAAATTGCCATGACTTTCTGATTGGCGTACAAGCACTTAGTGATTCGAACGGATATTCAGAGAATCATAGAAACAGAACGAAATGAAAACCGTCATAATACACATCATTATTGTATACCGTTTCGCCTCTTCACACCGTTCGGCTTCTCTCCCTCTAATTTTCTCTCTCGCCCAATCGTTTCGATTCGGAATCAAATTACACAACACACTACCACAGTTTGGCGGCAGTGAGATGTGCATATTGACAGAGGAAACAGATGTAAATATTAATTGAATTCCTAACAACTATctatttctattcaaaaaatgatattttttacatattccaaaaattttccatgtAAGAAATGAATAGTAAAAGTGACCGAAATGATGGGGCGAAAACTGTGGGGAGGTGAACTGAAGCACTTCTCTTCTCACGAGAGTTAGGCGGAGTCAACACCGATGAgtatgtgtatgtgtgtatgTGCTGCCCTGAACCTCTAACGGAGAGAGTCTCAATATagttaaacattaaaaaactgagaaataaTAAGATAATGTTTCTATTAGTTTGTGACTTAGGTGTCAATGTGTGGCTACCAGAAATACTTTGTAAGAAGtatcgtaatttttttcttgagtttACAGTACTTTTATAGTAAACGAGACACCGTTCTTAAGGGTGATccttcaaatttaaaacagcGGTAAGACTGAAAAAACTaagattttacttttttgtttgaaagcgTGTACTTCaacacaaaaattattcaatcaTCGTTTGACTACTGTCACACCCGCTAACAACAACACGTAGGAACAGCTACACCTCTAGACGTCAATAATGACATTCGGAAAACGGAAGGAACAGCCAGTTTCACTTattattaaataatttctacacttttttcaCATCTGCTTGTGTTCTGTTAACAGATTTTAAAGATATactatgtttcaaaaataacctGCGCCAAATACAAAACTATATACGAAAACCTAATTATAACTTCCTCTCAAGTGTcgacttctcaaaaattaatgcaTGAACATAATACAACCGCATAGGATTGCTGCAGAAGAAGAGATGGAGACTTGAAGCACTATTgtaaaaaagagaagaaaataaaaagtatgAAAACCTTATAATTGAACCAGTGCTCGTTCTTTGTTCAGATTGAACATTGTAGAGCACAAGGCACGGGTAAGATCACGTAGATCTCCATTGAATCCTGTACTCGTCTTGTCCTACTCCTTGCTCTTTCAAGTGGCCCGCTTTTCACATGCGTCGATTGAAAGTGGCTCATGCTTTAGAGGAACACAAAACTGAGATTCATGATAGGTCAGaacaaatttctattttttcaaatagaattTTATAGATTGTAAGCAATATAACTTCGAATCAAGTGACACATAATGACATATCGTATTGTAAGTTAGGAATACAGTAGACTACAGTAAGACCATTCCGAGATATCAGGTACGTTTTAataagtttcaatttcaacttttttttccgattatCTATTATAGTAAATGACAATTTGTATTAATTTCAATGGATTggtcatttcaaaaaattaccgcTCCAGAATAATAGAATAGAATAATACGATCGAGATCAAAAATAAGACCAACAAACGTCGaacaattttcgaagaaaccaaaagttgaaaaattggaaaagttgaatAAAAGTCGATAAATATGCCAATAGACTGTGATATGTAATCTTCTTTTCCACTCTCTCAATCTTTTGCCCTCAAAGCCATTCGTCcaagaaaacaaacaaaaagtcTTTTGAGCAGCTTGTCTTTTCGCTTTCACCTGTGTCCCGCCTTTCGTCTGCCAACCTTTTTTACACGAAACTCATCAGGTCGGATTAAGAGGGCGGCTTACCCGATGTTGGTGTTGAAAAGTGGTGGAAGCAAGATTCTCGGACGAAGGGACAGTAAATGAGGGAGAGAGAGGTCAAAGAGACAAGGTCAAACTAGGTATTCAACAACTTTTAGGACAACAACATAAGACGAACATTTAAATGAGGACGCTTTTTGAGTGACTGTGTGTTCAGAGGATGAACACCCTGAATTATGGTTCgaaactcaaactttttctcCCGAATATGGTGTACACAGGGGGTAGGCGATAAGAATGTCTCGAGTTGTCAAGGTTGAAACTTTTGGCGCTTActgttcaaaaagttcaaaacacaAAAGTACAATTTAGAACGAAAAAAAGCCTCCAgagcataaaatttttttaaaaatatatgtttccaTCAAGATgagcaaaatttgatgaaactcagaaattgtttgtaaatttctaaacttttattttttcgatttttggaaaaaccgaAATATTTTGACGAAACCATTGATCCGAATATATTCTCTGAACAATATGAGAATTAACATAATTATTGctcaaatttatgaaaaccCTAAAATCAAAAGTGCAAAAGTGctaaattcaacaaaaaatgaaacaatgcGTATGTTCAAATGTTGTAAACACAGTATTTTCTTGGATGGGCGTGGTAACTGAATCCTGAGTACATAATAGCTAGCCCAATTAGTTTTGCCGTTTTCGTCGTCACTGCAGCAGCAATTCGCcgccagaaaaaaaagacaggAAACGATTGAAACGAATTGACCAGTCCTTTTCCTCCTCCTGACGCgtgaagaagatgatgaattTATCGGAGCAACACCGAAATCGGATCGGACAGGTaggaaagagaaaaagaaaaaaataactgaagaTCGGATTTCTTCTCTTCCGTACAAGACTCGGAATGCTTTCTTTTCATCTTCGAAAACCAATATATTTGTGTATGGCCTATCAAGCAATGCTTCTACTGATGGCTTGACACCAAGAAAAACTAAAACGACAATAGGACGAAGATGGGAAAGTAATACAACTTTTACGGCTTAAATCTGATTCAGGAAGAACAAGAgaagaaaagttaaaaaaaagagaaaagtatACAGTTTGTAGGCGAGAAGTGGAAAAAGATGCTTATGCTCAAGAAATGTAGTAATCGGAACGGCAAACAGGAGAACGGATGGAAAGTTACTAAACAactttttctgtgaatttttcgAAGTATTCGAAACGTAATATCACATTTTAGTTAAGACCTAGGACTGACAGTTTAGTGCTAtctaaaacaagaaaatattgAGGATATGCGAGAAAAGaatatttctgattttatGGATAAGATggataaaactcaaaaactactGATTCTGGAAGACTTATGAGCTTAAATTTGTATCTCTTACGTTATTAggattttgtattattttggtctaattttataaaaaatctttttagaaactaaatatttcactaaaacttcaaaaactttaaattaaaaataatttgtattgCTGTTGTAGcgatcaaaatttgataatatttcGGGAGAtatacaagaaaaattatggaaacgGGAAGAGAGAAGCGAACAAAAAGCTGAAGATTCCATATATTTATTGTTCGACTTTTCTTCCATCTTCTCCTCTTTCTCCTCCTACTTGCGGAGTCAGAAATTGGCGGTGAGCCAACAAAAGTGATACAAACTATGCGTGTGCATGTGTATGTAAGAAAAGAGAGTAAACTGTAGATTTGGCATCTTTCCGCgcggaaaaaaaactgacgaGAAGAGCATTAACCACGTAACTTTTTTGAGAGGAAAAGAGCAAAGAGGGTGCGGTTCGACGAGACTTTGAGCAAGTAGTTAACATTCAACCTCTATGACTCGTTTTCAATGAATGAAAATGACATTTTGTTCTCTAATTGTTGAATCGAATTGATTTGAAACAAGAAAGAGCatattactttttgaaacaatgagTAAAAAAACTAACCTGAAGAGACAACTATCGGCATTCCTGGGTGGGCGGGGCGTGTTGTACTCGTAGATTTCCGTTCCTGCGCGTGACGACGCTCAAGATgttcctgaaattaaatagttatttaaaactatatattgagaaataattaattcttgaaaaaatactgtaaattttgaattttttagaatcagcaattaacaaaaaatatttatgtgagattttttttcatgtgatgccaaaaaaaaaaatgcaaaaatgtatatttcacATTTCTCTCAATTCATCggtgctcaaaaattgaaaaagatgcacaattttttttgacatcaCTTTAATTACTCCATAAATATacgtgaaataaaaattacagtaaattCTTTTcctctgaatttttcttttttaggttcaatttttgttttacttgaatttgatttttcatttaacatttatttaacAAACTAAGATTTTCTTCGCTTTTTATTCCTGCTTCTGgcgaaaaatccatttttcggttttacCGGGAAAATATTaccgattttttattttcgcaaacttaaaaaaaccttacacattttaaaacttcacacttttttctgcgaaaatcgtttttttttgtttttcgcgCGCTAGAACTCCAAAACAGGTTCCAccgtttttttaagttttttctgCTGAATTTTTAGTTCGCCGAATTTTCCCGTACTTTCTTTTATATACTCCTACTAATATGAGTTAAAAGAAAgcttttagattaaaaaaatcaactgaagagttatttaaaatgaaattttttttattactatTCGTTCAGTtatgcttaaaaatttttgaaaaaataattttttaaacagaaaatgatACCTTAAATTCAGCGGCCTCGTattcactaaaaaaattcaatccaATGACGACTCCATCTTCTCCATTTTCCATTTGCTCGAAAGCTAACAATTTTCGACATTGTGGAAATGATTGAGCTCGAAATGCTTTATACAATTTAAAGTCCCAAACTATTCGCTCTTCgagaatatcaaaaattcgaagGAAATATGCTCTTTGTGCATAATCTTTAACAAGTGAAATGACTCCATGTGGTAAATCGACCCTCCATGCACCACGATctgattttaaaagttgaacaaCTGCAGCAGTCAGACAGACAGCTTCTGAGCCGACCAAAGCGAAAAGCATCTCATTTTCTTGTGAATTGAGctcctgaaaatgaaaatgttgtttattaaattgaattaaactgaaattttgcatgtttcagcttttctttgaaaattttacggacaatttttttcaaactaaaattcaagatttagtattttcaaaaaactttcggaCTTTCTCCTTAATTTGAGGTAATTTTcggttcattaaaaaatatttgcagttttcaaaattaaaatttactttaGATCCAACATTTGGTGGACGCTTTGCTCTTTTCCTATCTACTCCGCCATTCATCATGGACATTGTCGGCGTGGGAGGATATACCGACATATGTTTTGATGATCCGAGgtatatctgaaattttcagtttatcgAGGGTATTTACAGCTAGATAAAGGAGAAGAATGataacttcaaaataagtaaacagaaaaaatataatattggCAGAGGAGAGAGTATTAAATTCAGGGCTGCacgaatatcaaaaattatcgaaaagtgtttaataattttttaagaatttactaaaaataaattgaagaaTAAACTTATAGTTCCTATGGGGaaataagttttcattttccctTATCCCTAACTAATAATTTTGGTGGGAAAATgtgttaaaaatcaataacggAAAGAAATTAAGTCAAACTAAACGAGAAAACTGAGCGAAATGACTCAAATGGAAGGTGTCTcaagtttatttaaataaaatcgaaaattcttgagAAATATCGTAAAAGGCAAACTTTTGTTCATTGTAGCTCCTGCTCTTGGTGTACTTAATGCATGCGTTCGTTTCAAATGTTTAGCCATCACACACTCTCGTGTACAAATAGTCGACCGCCGCAGCCATTTGAGTGTCGagatttcgatttaaaaatctttttctcgcatggatttttcaaaattcaaacaattccGACAATGAGAAAGCTCTCGGAAATTGTGCTGAACAGAGAAAATGTTTGCATTCTGACTAACTTCCTGCAGACGTTAATTGTTCTGTTTGGTAAACTAGTACACTATTTATCGACTTTTCACGCTCAAATGacaagaaaaatgtatttctaaTCGGAAACCATAATCAagatgtttttatttgttctgGAACTAATAacaataaaatacaaatttaatCTGCATGCATGAAgaaatcaattgaaaagtttttgcaacGCGCCGCCGCTCagaatgattgaaaaagtataaatttgGGAACGAGATTCCGGAAAAgtaatttcagaacttttacgataaatttaaagattccatattcaaaattaatttgttctAAACGGACAAAAAAGGCAAAcctacacaaaaaaaataaagagagGCTGAATCATCATCAAACTATAAAGCGAACATATGAGTCACTGATAAGCATCAAGTTGACATgacaaacattgaaaattgataatttttttcaaaatgcgaAACAAAACattcagtaaaaaataaaaaatggtgTTTGGTAGAGTCAGAATGAcgtttagaaatttagaaaaatgataattattagagcgcgcttgcagcattgaattttctaaaaataattgaaacgaaaaaatcaatttaaattgcttactttttgaaattgttcatGAAAACGacgaaacaacaaaaaaacaatgtcaTATAATCCGAAAATTGCTGCCTTTTGCCACCCTTCATTTTCTCCCGATCGATTCACTTATAAATTCGGGTCATCTGGACacgaagcaaaaaaaaacggcggAAGAGTGAGAATAACGATGGAAAAGGACAAAAGTCAGAGTTTTGTGGGTTGGACGGCTTATGAGTTGTATTGAGCGAAACCCGAGAGGAATAAAAGAAAAGGGACCGCCGGCGTATAATGAATGGACCGCTCGGATTAAGAAGCGACTGGGAGGTCACAGGCGAATGCATATCATGAAAAGCAGTGAAGAACGGGTAAATATATCAATGAAAAGATGAAATATGGATTATTAACCATTTATATTAAATTGATAGTTATTGCAATTCAAgtatttattgaatttataTTGCACTCGCAGTAATTTAAATGGCacattttaaaacgaaaaagtataaataataaacttcaaattttcgatgCATATTCTCTCCGGAGTGTCTCCCCATTGTCCACTGAGCaagtttccagaattttagcGAGATTCGGTCTAAGAGCGTTGAGTTCTGTGTATCCACCAACGAATTTCCCACAAATGAAAATCTGTGGAACAGTTCGCTGACGTGTCAAATCCATGAGCCCTTGAATGTATTCTTGTGGATTTGGAATCACTTTTGACACCGTATTCAGATTCTAAGAAATTTAATTacctattttttgaattcatataatatttaaaaaaaccttttctgTATAATGAATTCCATCCTCGTAAAGCTCATTCTTAGCTTTCACACAATAACCACATCCATCTTTTGTGTAGAGAACAACCGCATGTTCCTTGACCTGGAAAATTACTTCTTATGAGTATTTCATTGATCGccatatttttagaaatcggtaaattttctgaatattgaaagttaataaatatttacttcctcaacaatttttttcgaatgttcCGATAGTGTTGGCTTGGGTGGTGTTGATGCAGATCCTCCCATCTTTTCTGTAAGTAAAatcattgcaatttttataaaatcccgGATGACGTCTGTAGATTAACTTATGCCTTTTTCGAGGATTACTCATAATTGGCTAATCTgataaatttggattttcaaccattcgttttgaaatgaaatattattttgggATCTAcaattatttataaatgtatctatgcaaaaaaaattgaaaaaaaaccgtcaCCATGTcgtttcattgaaaaaaaaataatttagaaaaaaaaatgaatagtaGGAAAATGGGGGGTGTTTGGGGAGGTGAAGCACGTTGTATACAGACAatacaataaattattttactgGGTTCATAAATGAACACTTTCATGCACAAAAATTGGGTTAGCGAGTTTCAAAAAGTAGCACCAGAAAACAGGGTatatgagagagagagagagaggattGTTCACTATCACAGTTGATATCAGACTACAAATTTACAGAATCATTGGGATTTATGTCAGCCATGTGTTCTAGTCAAATGAAATAAGTGGTTGTTCGGCAATTTGAGGTTGTTGCTGTTGATGGTGATGAGCATTTTGATCAACTGAAACGAAGAGTTTAAAGTTTCTTTTCTGTAcagaattaaaacaaaattttatcgaACATACCATTTCCATATCCATTATGACCGTTCGAAGCAACAGAAGCAGGTGGATGTTGTGCTTGCTGTTGTTGATATCCATGATTTTGATGTTCTTGTTTCACTTCAGATGATTGCTGCTGTTGATATTGTCCATTTTCATTAGTTGTtccattttgataattttggtGTTGTTGAGGATTTTGGTAACCTGAAAACTCTTAAATACACTGAGGGGTCTTATAAGTATACATACCTGCTTGTTGTTGATATGGCTGTTGTTGCTGATAGTATCCTTGATATTGTTGTTGGTATTGTTGTTGAGCTTGTTGTACTGGTTGAGTAACGGTCTGATTTGCCTGATAATGTTGATAgtattgttgttgttgttgctgcgTCGAAG includes:
- the wsp-1 gene encoding CRIB domain-containing protein (Confirmed by transcript evidence) → MWMVVSEDPAGRLRYQYHNLPVAQSFPPPSHPPPPSATTNPSSNKPSTVSSAAQIYSSFPSSTSSSGTGGHLHHNHMQRFARGGCSSFPDSMGSSPRTTHRSHTLPNGGYYEMEQYDNVNDYSTYGGPDSTSSSTSSSAEYQDPVYSTRYGGSTGTYARRQNYARCYVPISADAFYYYHNQQKQLQQQHHQQQQQQLAFRPRHRSSHHHQEPRRHRAPSPDPDYSPPLSRNKVRFHIPEEPVSRGDYVSSRHVFNTDDFGDEDDDYESVSMNPDPAPHSDSVLVHRSNGQVSVMVTKKEEPIYCSGGSDSSTESSSATPSSVEADTPPPIPSHPPARHRLVKKSSSSTSISLNGIGSTPTRQFEITQAYGGTIRGPPMAIGGGQGITQMGTMAAAPQSHTHTDGNASSSGSWFRKDKNKKKDKKSKIKKEDISNPTNFQHKAHVGWNQDSGFSNTVYDDDMDEATKNILKAAGLESNNLNEDDKKFVKKFIAKNYDKYVSVGSLDPSQISSPLPPPIQQHPQMNQSWNQTPVRQYKPSFPSSAPIGSGASSYSTPAAPPPPTRVESHGLAPARPPPPPPSSGTRGIAPSRPLPQAPNYGTPENRPHAVPPPPPPPPPQSFGMAPISSAAPPPPPPPPPMGLPAVGAGAPPPPPPPPPSGAGGPASVLAKLPPAQDGRSNLLAEIQAGKQLRSVQQTADSPKSAGGDARGDVMAQIRQGAQLKHVDAAAEQERRKSTTSGAAGMGGLAGALAKALEERRMNMGIDDTSDDDDDEDDKNEWSD
- the glrx-22 gene encoding Glutaredoxin domain-containing protein (Confirmed by transcript evidence) — its product is MGGSASTPPKPTLSEHSKKIVEEVKEHAVVLYTKDGCGYCVKAKNELYEDGIHYTEKNLNTVSKVIPNPQEYIQGLMDLTRQRTVPQIFICGKFVGGYTELNALRPNLAKILETCSVDNGETLRREYASKI